From the Triticum urartu cultivar G1812 chromosome 4, Tu2.1, whole genome shotgun sequence genome, the window CAAAGCAACCTTGCAACACACTAAAGGCTCTTTCAACATTCTTTCTAATAGCTTATTTATCCTTGGCAAGCTCTTTTGTTGCCTTCGGGGTATGTGTTCACAAATCTGGACCATGAGAGATAGATATCATCTGCAAGATAGTGTCACATATCATACTAGTGACCATTTACTTGAAAGATGCAAGGTGGAGCATTCCCAACAAAAAGACTTACAAACAAAGGAGAAATTTGTTGGATTTGAGGTCATTATAAGAGCTAGGCATACCAAAGTAACAATGCCAAATCCATAGATTGAGGGATGCAACGACTTCAAGTATGATTCTTGAATCATGACAACGACTAGGGAATCACCCATGCCACGTTGTAGGGCAATTCCTCCATCTTTAGCACATGCAATCCATGCTCTCAAGCATCCTCGGGAACCCTAATTGATGTACCAATATCCATCAGCCTTGGAATGTCGTCTACATTGGTTGTTCTCAAGTACTCACTTCCGCAGAGCTCAATCACAAACTTTGCAAATTTCCCTATGCTCTTGATGGTGTCTTCATCTATGGTGTAAAGGTATTCATTTGTAGCTTCAGCTGGGGATCTATGATCATGCGCATTGCTGACATTATCTTCTAAGAAGCACATGTGCCAAGTTCTTTGGTTACATTTCTCTTCTGCTTGAGATAATCATGATTGTGTTCGACAACAGTTGCAATTCACAGGAAGAGCTCACTAGACATTCTAAAACGTTGCATGAGGAGTGCGTCGAGATACACCAAGTAATCCCTTATGAGACACGCATCAACTTCTTCCTAATACAGAAGATTGCACACACGCCCTGGCTGAGAACCATGCCTAAGTATTTTGTTGGTCTCCTCGTCGTGAATGATTAAGTTCCACCCCCATCTTGaattcatcttcctcctcctcctcctcggatGAAAGTCTGAGAAAAACTCCCAAACAAGACTCCTCATTTGTGCATTGAATTAAACAATTAAACGGATGCAAATCTTCAAATGCAGTTTTGCtaaaaatgaaaagaaaaagcATGCAACCATTTAGTTGAACACTTTGTGTGCGTCGCCGACGGAAGCTCGTGGTGGCCTACGGGAGCTCAAGGAGGCTGGGAAGTGTGTATGGGGGATTGAGCTGATTCTCCGCCTTGCTGAAGCTCGTGGCACGGCATGGCGCAACATTGCCTCCCTAAACGGCTACACGTGCGGCAACGGTGGTGAAGAGAGTTTCAGCTCATGTGGTTGGGAATAGTGGAAGCGAGGATACTCGTCTCGGATGGCATGTGGTGTCTCCggtgggaggaggagggacgGCGATGGTTCCGATGATGATGATAGAAGGTAGTGACCGGGCAGTGAAATTTCTGCCACGGCATTTTCTTGTTTCGGAGTGGGATTGAGATGCCCAAAACTTCCCCGAGTATTAGGAGCTAGATGATAATTTTTGGGAGGCCCCAAAAACTTTTGGGGGTCTGCCAGAGTAATAATTGAAGTCCTTTTGGGAGTTGTAGGTGTTTGAGGTGTTTGTTAGAATTGCTTTTAGTACTGTTTTCGGAGAAACTGTAATCCTTAGGTTATCCGTAGTGCAAAGTATCATACACTAATATCATGCATATTGCAACTCCATAGTACATAGTATCATAGGTTAGTATTTTATATGATCTTATTTACTGTTTTGCATGACGCATGGTAGCACATCACTTTATTCTTTCATGCACGCAGAACTACGTGGCAACTTGCTCCACATGGTACTGGGTTTTGACTGTCCTCCAGGTAAACCTAACTGCGTTTCTTCACCTCATTAATCAACCACATTCCATACAAAATTGATCCGCAGTTACGACTTTTATGGTTCTGGGATTCAAGGAAGTTTCTATGCCAATGGCTAAACTGCCTGAAAATGTCATCACTATCTAGTATAACTAGGTGATTTCCCCGCGCGTTGCTGCAAGATTTTAAAGATTAATTTGGATACATTCTATACGAATGAAATGATCTAAATCGAAAGCTATTATTTTTTAAAGTAATTATATGTGAACAAAGAGTATGCATGTACATTGGACTATTGGAGATGGAACAATTAAATTGAGGTATGCATGTGCTACAAAATAATTATAGTGGATGATGAAGTGGTACATTTTATGATGTGAAGGGCTGCATGCTGAGAAAATTAGACTTAATGTGGATCAACTATTTGTGTATTATAGACTTGAAAGCAATTCTCTCGCAGGTTGTAACCATCATCCTTTTTGTCTTCGCTTTCGATTTGCATCTTCGCTGCAACAACTAAGGCCCTGTTCGGTACCGCTCCGCTCCACAACTCCAGGAGCGGAATTGGCGGAGCTGCGGTTTCCCCTCTCCGCAGATTCTGGAAGCGGGTGATTACCGAACAGGGCCTAACATACATATTGTTGTCATCTTGTATCATCTCGTAGTCAGCGCTTCATATTACAGCCATCCCTCCCGTGTTACACTAACACAGCTCCTTACCTGTTGGATATGTAAGCAGATCCCGGTGTCAGTTGGAGTGTCCATGTACCAGGCAGCAGGTTTGGTGCAAGGGAAGAGGGCGCTATCATCAAGAGCAAACAATCAAACCAGCCCGAAAGCTCATCAGATATTAGTATACTGCTTGTTTGGTGTCACCGCCGGTGTCCTTGCCGGTCTGCTTGGGGTCGGTGGGGGCGTCGTCATGGGGCCTCTCTTCCTGGAGCTCGGTATCCATCCTCAGgtgaaaaagagaaaaaatacTTTGTTCATCGCAGAAACAAAAACTTTGTTTACCAGATGCTTCAACCATTTGATGGTGTTCTATTTGTACTTTTCATTCATTCATTCATCGCATATTTGAGCTGTTGGTATGTGCCATTACACTGGTGCAGGTCTCGAGTGCGACGGGCAGCTTTGCGATGATGTTCtcatcttccatggcggccgtGGAATACTACCTCCTGAAACGGTTCCCTGTACCGTACGGTACTGTCTCTTTCTCTGTTTCTCCTATGGGGGTAGTGATCATGCACTGCTATCTTACTATTTTTGTCTGAAATTTGTGCAGCTCTCTTCTTCACTAGCCTGACATTTGTTGCCGCGATTGTTGGCCAGCGGGTCGCAAGGAAACTGGTCAATTGGCTAGGGCGGGCATCATTTATCATCTTCATATTGTCCTCCATGATCTTCGTCAGCGCGATTTCTCTAGGTACCTTTACCGGTTTCCCTCTCACTGCAACCATTCCATTCAGGTTACGTGGTCTCATACCCAATACAAGAAGCTCTTAAATCTACTGTCTTCAGGTGGAGTCGGCATCTCCAAGACGACTCACAAGATGGCGCGGCACGAGTACATGGGATTCGGCAACATTTGCAACTATCATGCGTAGGAAGGACGCATACAAGAACAGCGTGATGATTGTGCAGTTTCAGTGGATGGAATGCTGTGATGTTTGCTTGCAGATGCCAAGTTAAACCACATGGCCAGGAGATAAGAATTCCAGCCAGTACCTTCCAACGTACGAGTTGTATTTGCTAGTCACCCAATGTAAATGTACCTTCAGATGGATAAACCGTAATTCTTAATAGATTTATGCTATTTCTGACTTCTGGTAAGTTTAGAGCTCCTACTCCATCCCATAATGTAAGATGTTAGTGtaaaaaaatgtcttacattatgggacggagggagtacttttcaGAATGCCTTCCTTCATAGGAGTCAAAAAGTAACTCATGTTAATTTCTGCCAGCAGATAAAAGAACACACAAGCAGCAACAATTTCAAACAACTCAGATATTACAGGTGCGCAGCACAAAACATATCATCCGTTCCTCTATACAGTTTATGCCCAACACTTGTGTGATCATATTGTGCTTATTCACTATATGCTTTATTCCAAGATATCCGCAAGCAAGCAAGCTGACACTTCTACAAAAACGCCAGGATCGGCAAAACTAACTCGTCttatgaacacacacacacacacacacacacacacacacacacacacacacacacatatcaGCGCGGACGCAGCACAAACATGAGAACTGGAAGAGTTTCCTTATTACCTCAATTTTGCATAGGCGGTAGGCAGCACGCATACACATATCAAAGCTTCTTCGGGAACTTGTATGTTTTCTTGAGGAACTTTGTGGCCGCCTCATCATACCGGTAGCACAAAACTCGCAGGATAGTGTTCGGGTCATTTGCGCTCCACTGGGCGGGCACACGAGGAGGTTTCGGGAAGCTAGATTTGGTTGGAGATCCCTGGCGTTCAGTAATCACTTGCTTGAAACGCTGGATGAGGGATTCTGTATCTGTTCGTAGGAGTGGCAGAACGCTCTTCACCTCCGATGAAGCCTTGTCAACCAGTTCATGTGGCAGGCCATCACCATTTGCCAAGTACAATCCTCTGAGGGCTCTGAAATCATTCTCTATGATCTGAGCGTCTTGAAGGGTGAAAGCACGTGTAGGTCCACCAGCAAGAAGCACCAGCAGGAACCCATCAAAGGAAGCTTTCATCAACGCGGTTATGAGATGGTCCCGCGGCTCATTACGCATTATGCCAGATATCACCCCAAGGGTAGAGTGAAGTTCTCTCAACAAAGGCTCCACCCTGTTTGACGCAGCACCACCAACATACAGCATGTCCAAGAGAACATGACTCAAATAACTGAATACCACCTTATGTGCTGTTGCGTCACACAGCTGACGGATGCCGTCTTGGCAACTTGCCTGGGATAGCTCAAACTTGATGTTCATTCCGTCAGTGGTGCCAATACCATCCTGAGATAATTCACTGTTCCGCAAACATTTTTTCGCCTTCTTCTTCAGATTCTCCACCTCAGTCCGGATGTAATGGAATGTATTTATTTGTACACAGAGTTCAGAAAGATCACATCCTTCCGACTTTCCAGTAGAAGATCCAACTTGCGATCCGCGATTCAGAAGAGCATGTGGCTTTTCCTTTTTCTTGAATAATTTGGATCCAACGTCGCATCTTGTTAAATGAGGCAGTTGTGGAGTAGCAGTACTCTCGGTCCCTGTGCACCAATGCTAAATGAATCCACCCTCGGTAAATTGAAATAATTTTACGGGAAAATAAGCTTCATGCTCAGACATACCATGGCAAGCTTTCGCTTTCGAGACATAATACTGTAGAATCCCATCTAGTCCAGCTGTTAAATCAGAAATCAAAGTAGAGTGCATTGATATGGGCAACTGAAAAAACGCATCTAAAATTTCATCAACCATCCTTAGCATCTCCATGGAAGAAGGAGCAAAGCTCTGCCTGTTAGCTTTTGGATTCCATGTCTGCATGCAGATTCACAAAATTAGAAGAATACTGGCATAGTGGTACGGTTATTCTGTAGTGATACCAGACTATACAGCATTGCGCAAAATAATGTGACAGAGCTCTTGGCATTCAATGATATCGACTATCCAATAGATGGTTGAGAATGGCTGCATATCAAAATATGCTAATCACTCAGGAAAGATATGCAATTGCAACATAGGAAAATGCACCTTCTATTATCCATATTAAAGTACAACACTAGTAGTTTATAACGTGCATCAGCCAGCTGCAGAAATAGACCAGCTGCAGAAATAGACTAATCTGATATAATAGCAAATATGAATAACATTGTAAAAGGCTAAATAACTGAATTTGCATGGTTACTACTATAGAAGTATAGATACGGTATGGGACATTGAGTAGGATCACCTCCTGCTGTAAACTTTGGTCAACCCATTCTTTAAGTTTGTCCACTCGTTCTTTCATCCAACCTTTGACCAGAGCAGAAATTGCATTTTCAGCTTCATACGGTGGCATCTGTCTAATCAATGACTTGCCTCCGTCATCACTATCCAGAAAGTCTTCAACTGCAATATTAACCAGATTCTTCTCTAACTTGTCAGCAGCGTTAAGCACTTGAGCCGTGTCTGGTGTGAACTTTGTACGCCCAACCATAAATTGCTTCAGCTCATTACCAAAGCAAGAATGAAGGGTTGTAACTGCAACACCAGAAGCAAGCGGGTGCCATTTCTTCAGTATTGGACTGTAGATATTTTTCTCCTTCGAAGCAAGGTCACTAATATCCTTCGCGAGGATTGCAAGAACTGGCACAGGATTCCTTGATGATCGCTTTGAGTCTGCCTCATCCATTCTCTGCACAAATCAACAGAGCGTCAGAATCAATGCATATTACTGGCATGAACACCAGAACGAGTGTCAACAGGCCAATATTAAGATCAAGCATTTTTTAACGCTCCCTAAAACTATAAATACGCAGATTAGTAATGCTGACAGTGATCAGTGATGTTTAATGTCCAATTTTGTAGCACGTTTAAAAACCATTGTCTCATGGTGACATAAAAGAAAATGGTGATAGTAACAATAAATGAGTATGAGACTTGCATTATTCGTCCTTTGAGTGAAGTGAGCCCAGCAGAACAATTCACAGTTTAAACTTACTTGAGCAAAAGCAGTACGGAGCGAGGACCGTATATAGGTTTCAATCTTGCCACGCACCACATCAGTCTTTTGTTTCCTTTTACCAGGGTATTTTTGAGATATATCTTCAAGAAGAATCTTCGCAGCTGAGACTCCTATTGCGACAATACCTTGCATCGAAACAATATTGCTAGCATTGAAAGTTTCATGGTAAGCTAGCAATCTTTTCTCTGTCCAACCCGTTATGGAACTTAAAATGGAGATCAATATGTCACAGTAATCTGGATCTTCTGTGGTTTTTGCATCTTTTACAACTACACTTAATTGATTCTCTGCAGCAGAAAGTAACTCCATATCTACTTGGTCTGATGTGGCAAAATGGTTGAACAACGCCCAGGTAAAGCAGAGATTGTGAAGCATCTGATTAATCCCAAGAATAACCCAAGTCTTCTTCAATAACCCCATCActtcatcaatttcatcaacCACAGTACCATTCTCACAATCAAAGCAAGCTTCTACCAACATTTGATAGATATGAAGATTGAATGGAAAGCCATCTGCCCAGTGACATTCATCAGAAATTCCACCTAGGGACCTACCAGCAAGGGACTTCACCGCACTGGATAGTTCCTGCATCGATTCCAAGTTCTTCTCGGTTTTAAGTGACTTATCATATGCTCTACTTATTATCTCTCGCAATGTCTGTGCATAAATGTCTGATTTGCTCAAGGGAATAAGTGGGTGAACCAGCAAACCAGCCTCAAGAAGCTTCAAGTTCCTAAACTGCCAGGCCTCGTACTCATGTGGATCAGGGAAATCTGATGCTTTAGATCGCTGCAGAAACTCTAAGGGCAAAATCATTGATTCTGCACGTCTACCTAGCTGCTTGAAGAAGAAAAGGTGGAATTAATCTTAATGGTCAAACTATTTTTGTACATGACAGAGATCTCTATTGTTTTACATGAATAAGTTCACATAGATGACGGTGGCTCAACTATACAAGTTAATGGTGCTCAAAGCAATTCACTTCCTAAAATAGAATGACTGCCAGTGTTAGAGCTTGACAAGTCCAGAACAAACAAGAATGTCGTACCAACTTAGCTCTATCTTGAAAAAAAAAACTAACATACAGTTCATGTCTGATATGTCTAAAAGGAGACATGCATTTCAGGTTTTGCATGTCAATAATGACCTGAAATCAGAACAAAATAAGAATCAAAGGTACCCAAACAAATCTTAACGAGAGGGATATAAATATTAAATTCCATTTTTCAGTGGGTCCACATCTCACAGGTAGAGCATATATTGGTTATGATTTCAATGCTCAGTTTCTGCTAATCTATTCAGGTTATTGTTGCCAAAATGCTATGTGAGCAGTGAATAACTGAAGTATCTTTTTCCTTACATGGAATGACTGAAGTATTGACAGTGATAAGAATGAACGACTGATACAAGTCCATGAAAATATCCAATGGCAAATTATTCTTGACAGTTCACAGTGATTGTATCAGATAACTTATACCATAACTGCTAAACACCGCAACTGAAGTTTGAACAGTTCACCTTAGGAAACACAATTAGCAAATTTACACTCAGAGCTTGACGGGATGAAAAAAAAATGAATATCACTGCTTGTTTGATTTCATATTACACCCACAACATTATCTAAAAAAACTCTTATATGCAGAACCGAATACCAGGTTGACATGGACAATTTTTCTCCGTTGCCAATACCGGTCATAATTGGAGCCTATGTCTGCACTCAGGCGGTCAGGCCCCATGTAAAAGCAAGAAAACACCATCATTAAGCAACCATTGGAGCATAAAGTACAGGCTGCCAAAGGACAGAGACCATGAAGAAGGGAATAGGTACTTGCATCAATGATTCATGCAATATATCACTGTATTAAATTGTCATGCAGCAAAAAAAAACGAGCAAATTCCTTTCCACTTAATTACTCTACCTTATAAAAAAGCAGCTGGTCACCACATATCAGTTGCGATCTTAACCAATATAATACCTCAAGGAAAGTAAATTCCATATGATCTTCCCAATCTCAAGATCACCAAACTTAGACAAGCCACTGGCCGCTCAACGATCACACTATTTGGCCTACCAATCACACACCAATGACAGGCTAACACGAACCCAGACGAGAGATCTAATACAACTGTGAAGCCCACCGACACTGCAACAACCAGCGAGACAAACAATCGAAAATAAATAAAGGGAAGCCACATTTCGAGGAAGCGAGATGCGACCTGGCCGGCGGCGATGCGGAGAAGCCCGCGGCGGATCCTCGAGTCGGCCTGCTCCGTGACACGTAAATTGACCCGCACCAGCTCCATCACCGTCTCTGGCCTCCGCGGCGCCTCCGTCCCGGCCTTAGATGACGCCGAGGGGCTGAGCCCGAGCGACCTCTTCACCTTGCTGGCCGCCGTCGACGTCCGCGAACGCTGCaggccggaggacgacgacgaggaggaggtcgAGGTGGATGTGGAGGAGGTGGAACGGGCGCTGGCGGAGGAGGGGGCGGACTGGGGGATGTAGATGAGGGGCCTGCCGACGGtggcgcgggaggcggcgacgAGGACCTCGTAGGCGGTGGTGCGGAGGTCGGCGTCGGAGAGCGGCACGCCGAGTCCGGGGAATGGGGCCGCGAGCGGCATCGCGGAGGAGGAGGTTGCGGtggcagcggtggcggcggcagtTGCGAGGTCGCTCGAGAGGGAAGAGGTCcaggaggcggaggcggaggcggagcgggagtcggggaggaggcgcgccatgCTGCCCATGCTTTCggcttttttttcttctttgtttaTTGTCATAGCTGCTGATCGGTTTTGGGGTTGGTTGGGGTGTGCTGTGTTTGAGTGAAACGTCTCGTTTGCAACAAACCACCGTATTACCCACAACCACAAATCTACTTTTATTTTCCTTAGAATTAGACAAagtttcttttcctttttttgcgGGGGAGAATTAAACAaagttttttttgcggggtagaaTTAAACAAAGTTACCTGTGAGCAACTCCAGCAACGCCCCATCTTAGAGCCGTCGGGGCAACTCTAGTGCGGACCAAACCTCTCGCAAATGTCTGGATTGAACGGTTCACGCATTCTTACCCATCTAATGTTGGTCACAAAAAATGTATGAACTGGTCCAGAAATCCCACAAACTGAAATCAACTCATAGGAGATTTCACGGAGTTTCAACATCCGCCACAACAAATTTCGATAACATGGACCCACCCAAATCGACTAGTGGAGCCTGCGCATTCGCACAATCACGCCCCTCCTCCCGTGTGAAAGCCTGTCCTCTCCTGCTCCTTACGTCCCGATCATCATCTCCTCCCTCCGCTCCGTCGTTCGTCGACACGATAGAGTTGTCGGAGGAGCCGATGACGATGTTCGCCTGCAAGGTCGCATATGTAGGACCCAGGCCCGGATGTGTTCGCCTGCAAGGTCGTGTATGCACTATGCAAGGCCGGGGCCCCAAGGCAAAGGAGAAGGCATACAAGATgtagaaggcggcggcggccgatCAAGCCGACACTCATCGTCCAAAGTGCACCATCTTGTACCTCTGGCCCGTCTAGCTGAAAGCCGACCTTTTACCACGTCGCGCAGAATTACCGCAAAAGTCCTTGTCCTCCTTCACCTCCGGTCATCAAGCACCGTCCACCATTGGCCTCAACAACGA encodes:
- the LOC125552051 gene encoding protein unc-13 homolog — translated: MTINKEEKKAESMGSMARLLPDSRSASASASWTSSLSSDLATAAATAATATSSSAMPLAAPFPGLGVPLSDADLRTTAYEVLVAASRATVGRPLIYIPQSAPSSASARSTSSTSTSTSSSSSSSGLQRSRTSTAASKVKRSLGLSPSASSKAGTEAPRRPETVMELVRVNLRVTEQADSRIRRGLLRIAAGQLGRRAESMILPLEFLQRSKASDFPDPHEYEAWQFRNLKLLEAGLLVHPLIPLSKSDIYAQTLREIISRAYDKSLKTEKNLESMQELSSAVKSLAGRSLGGISDECHWADGFPFNLHIYQMLVEACFDCENGTVVDEIDEVMGLLKKTWVILGINQMLHNLCFTWALFNHFATSDQVDMELLSAAENQLSVVVKDAKTTEDPDYCDILISILSSITGWTEKRLLAYHETFNASNIVSMQGIVAIGVSAAKILLEDISQKYPGKRKQKTDVVRGKIETYIRSSLRTAFAQRMDEADSKRSSRNPVPVLAILAKDISDLASKEKNIYSPILKKWHPLASGVAVTTLHSCFGNELKQFMVGRTKFTPDTAQVLNAADKLEKNLVNIAVEDFLDSDDGGKSLIRQMPPYEAENAISALVKGWMKERVDKLKEWVDQSLQQETWNPKANRQSFAPSSMEMLRMVDEILDAFFQLPISMHSTLISDLTAGLDGILQYYVSKAKACHGTESTATPQLPHLTRCDVGSKLFKKKEKPHALLNRGSQVGSSTGKSEGCDLSELCVQINTFHYIRTEVENLKKKAKKCLRNSELSQDGIGTTDGMNIKFELSQASCQDGIRQLCDATAHKVVFSYLSHVLLDMLYVGGAASNRVEPLLRELHSTLGVISGIMRNEPRDHLITALMKASFDGFLLVLLAGGPTRAFTLQDAQIIENDFRALRGLYLANGDGLPHELVDKASSEVKSVLPLLRTDTESLIQRFKQVITERQGSPTKSSFPKPPRVPAQWSANDPNTILRVLCYRYDEAATKFLKKTYKFPKKL